Below is a genomic region from Mesorhizobium sp..
CGCCGCCTTCAAGGCGGGCCAGCTCGAAAGGGATTTCGTCGCCGTGCTGCGCTTCCAGGGGCCGAAAGCCAACGGCATGCCGGAACTGCACAAGCTGACGACGGTGCTGGGCATCCTGCAGGACCGCGGCTTCAAGGTGGCGCTGGTGACCGACGGGCGCATGTCCGGCGCATCCGGCAAGGTGCCGTCGGCGATCCACGTCACCCCGGAGGCACTGGACGGCGGCGTGATCGGCAAGATCCGCGACGGCGACCTGATCCGCCTCGACGGCGAGGAAGGCACGCTCGAAGTCTTCCTGTCGGCGGAAGAGATCGCGGCGCGAAGCTGCGCGACCGCCGATCTCTCAGCCAACAGCTTCGGGATGGGACGCGAATTGTTCACGGCCTTCCGCGCCTTGGCCGGGCGCGCGGAGGCGGGCGCCAGCGTCTTTTTCCTGATCAGGCGCTGAGACGGGATTCCTCGACGGCGTAGACGAAGATGCGCCTGGCGATATGGACGGAGGTGCGACCGCTGGCGGCGTCGTCGCAGGCGCGATGTGCGGCATAGTACCATTTGCCGCGCGTTTCGGGCCAGCCTTCGCGCAGTAGATCGAGGGCCTGGTCGAGCGTGCGGATTTCAGCGGTTTTGCCGTCTCCGGCCTTCAGGACAACCGGCTCGTGGAACGTCTGTTCGACCGACATTGCGCACACTCCTCGACAAGCGTCGAAAGAACGGCGCCGGCGCGAAATGGTTCCGCGCGCCGGCGGGATTTTTTCATCTTGTGCCGCATCCCTTGCGCCAGGCTGGCCGCGGCGCGCGCCGTCAATAGGTCGTCCGCCGTTCTTCGCTTGGCGGGCGACCGAACTGCAGCCGGTAGGACTGGGCGAAGTAGGAGTGCGAGGTGAAGCCGGTTGCAATCGCCACGTCGAGGATCGGCATGTTGGTCTGGCGCAGCAGTTCGCGGGCGCGCTCGAGGCGCAGGCGCATGTAATAGCGGCCGGGCGTCATGTTGAGATGGCGCAGGAACAGCCGCTCCACCTGGCGCACCGACAGGCCGGCGGATTTGGCCAGCTGCACCGCCGAGAAAGGCTCGTCGAGATTGTCGGCCATCAGTTCGACGATCTTGCGCAGCTTCTCCGACTTGCCAGTCAGGTCGCGCTCCGGGCCGACACGCTGGCGGTCGCCGGCCGAGCGGATGCGCTCGTGCTGGAACTGGTTGGCGACCTCGTTGGCCAGGCCGGCGCCGAAATCCGAACGGACGATCTCCAGCATCAGGTCGATCGAGGTGGTGCCCCCGGCGCAGGTATAGCGCTTGCGATCTATCTCGAAGACGTTGCCCGTGCAGTCGATCTCGGGGAAACGCTCGCGAAAGCCGGCGCGGTTCTCCCAGTGGATGGTGCAGCGGTGCCCCTCGAGCTGGCCGGCCTCCGCGAGCAGGTAGGAACCCACGGACAGCGCGCCGAGCGCTGCGCCCCGCCGGCCAAGATTGCGCAGACCCGACAGCACCTTCGACTTGCCGGGAAAGTCGATCGACAGTCCGACGCAGACGAACAGGATGTCGACCGGCGGCAGGTCGGCAATCGCATAATCGATCTTCAGCGGCAGGCCGTTGGAGGCCATGACCGCGTCGCCGTCAGCCGAAACCGTCTTCCAGGAATAGAAATCGCGCCCGAGCATGCGGTTGGCCGAACGAACGGTGTCGATCGCGGCCGCCAGCGAGAACATGGAAAACTTGTCGACCAGCAGAAAGGCGAATTGCCGGCCGGAAGCGGAAGGTTCGGGCATGGCGGCGTTC
It encodes:
- a CDS encoding GlxA family transcriptional regulator, producing MPEPSASGRQFAFLLVDKFSMFSLAAAIDTVRSANRMLGRDFYSWKTVSADGDAVMASNGLPLKIDYAIADLPPVDILFVCVGLSIDFPGKSKVLSGLRNLGRRGAALGALSVGSYLLAEAGQLEGHRCTIHWENRAGFRERFPEIDCTGNVFEIDRKRYTCAGGTTSIDLMLEIVRSDFGAGLANEVANQFQHERIRSAGDRQRVGPERDLTGKSEKLRKIVELMADNLDEPFSAVQLAKSAGLSVRQVERLFLRHLNMTPGRYYMRLRLERARELLRQTNMPILDVAIATGFTSHSYFAQSYRLQFGRPPSEERRTTY
- a CDS encoding DUF982 domain-containing protein, whose translation is MSVEQTFHEPVVLKAGDGKTAEIRTLDQALDLLREGWPETRGKWYYAAHRACDDAASGRTSVHIARRIFVYAVEESRLSA